Below is a window of Polyangiaceae bacterium DNA.
TCGACGCCGAGGTCCTGAGCGTGGCCGACGGCCAGACGGTGATGAAGATCAACGGCGAGGTCACCTACAACTTCCCCGGCCGTATCGCCTTCCCCAACGTGCCGGACAACCTGATGGCGAAGCCCACGCTGGTCTGGAAGCTGGACAGCAAGCAGGCAAAGCAGCAGGTCGAGGCGACGTACCTGACGCAGAACCTGAACTGGCGCAGCGACTACGTGTTCGTGATCAACGACGCGGACACGGCCGGCGATCTGACCGGCTGGGTCACGCTCACCAACAACTCCGGCGCCGCCTACAAGAACGCCAAGCTGAAGCTGGTGGCCGGCGACGTGCAGCGAATCAGCGGCGGCGAAGACTACGAGTACGAGCGCGCCGCCAAGAAGTCCGCAGAAGCGCCGGCGCAGGACCGCTTCAGGGAAGAGAGCTTCTTCGAGTACCACCTGTACACGTTGCAGCAGCCGACGGACGTGCTGGAGAACGAGCAGAAGCAGGTGACGCTGCTCGAGGCGAAGAACGCCAAGGTGAAGAAGAAGCTCATCTACTACGGGCAGCAGTACTGGTACCGCGGCAAATACGGCGAGGTGCAGAAGAACCAGAAGGTCGGCGTGTACCTCGACATCGAGAACGCCAAGGCGAACGGCCTGGGTATCCCGCTGCCGAAGGGTACGGTGCGGGTCTACAAGGCCGACAAGAGCGGGGCCAAGCAGTTCATCGGCGAGGACCGCATCGACCACACGCCGCGCGACGAGAAGGTCCGCATCAAGATGGGCGAAGCGTTCGACGTGGTCGGGGACAGGAAGCAGATGGAGTGGCGCACGCTCGGGGTGTGCACCTCGGAGAGCACCTGGGAGATCGAGCTCCGGAACCACAAGGACAAGGCGAGTCGGGTGGAGGTCTACGAGCCCATCGGCGGCGACTGGACCATCATCGAGAGCACGCACAAGCACGACAAGAAGGACGTCTTCACCTTCACCTTCGACGTGGACGTGCCCGCCAACGGCAAGACCAAGATCAAGTACAAAGTGCGGGTGAAGTGGTGCTGAAGCGGGTGGGCGCGCTGGCCTTCGCGCTCGTGCTCGCCGCCTGCGGCGGCAAGGGGCCGGAGCACGCCAAGAACCAGGACGGCCCGGCGAAGGACAGCAAGTCGAGCGCGAAGCAGCGCGAGAAGGTCGCCATCACCGTCTACAACCAGAACTTCGGGCTGGTGCGGGAGATCCGGAAGCTCGATCTCGGGGAAGGCAAGGTGAGCCTGGAGTACCGGGACGTCTCCGCGCACATCCAACCAGAAACGGTTCACATCAAGTCGCTGGACGGCGACGACGCGCTGGCGGTGCTGGAGCAGAACTACCGCTACGACCTGCTCAGCCCGCAGAAGCTGCTCGAGAAGTACGTCGACAAGAAGATCAAGGTCTACCGCTACAACGAGCAGCTCGGGCGCGAGGAGATGAAGGAGGCCAAGGTGCTGGCGGTGGAGCAGGGCACCGTGCTCGAGATCGACGGCGAGGTTACCTACGGCTTCCCGGGGCGTTTCGCCTTCCCGGAGGTGCCGGCGAACCTGATCGCGAAGCCCTCGCTGGTGTGGCTGCTCGGCAGTAAGCGGGCCCAGCAGCGGGTGGAGGTCAGCTACCTGAGCCAGAACCTGAACTGGGTGGCGGACTACGTGATGGTGGTGGGAGCCGACGACAAGGTCGGCGACCTGAACGGCTGGGTGACGCTGACCAACCAGAGCGGAACGGACTACGAGAACGCCGAGCTGAAGCTGGTGGCCGGCGACG
It encodes the following:
- a CDS encoding DUF4139 domain-containing protein; translation: MVLKRVLILGVLAITPAALAGPKKVSGSEQRKEVSITVYNQNFGLVREVREIDVGTGTVDLEFRDVAANIQPQTVSIKSLTGGNSLSVLEQNYRYDLLTPQKLLEKHVGKKVRVWRWNEKLGKDEAFDAEVLSVADGQTVMKINGEVTYNFPGRIAFPNVPDNLMAKPTLVWKLDSKQAKQQVEATYLTQNLNWRSDYVFVINDADTAGDLTGWVTLTNNSGAAYKNAKLKLVAGDVQRISGGEDYEYERAAKKSAEAPAQDRFREESFFEYHLYTLQQPTDVLENEQKQVTLLEAKNAKVKKKLIYYGQQYWYRGKYGEVQKNQKVGVYLDIENAKANGLGIPLPKGTVRVYKADKSGAKQFIGEDRIDHTPRDEKVRIKMGEAFDVVGDRKQMEWRTLGVCTSESTWEIELRNHKDKASRVEVYEPIGGDWTIIESTHKHDKKDVFTFTFDVDVPANGKTKIKYKVRVKWC
- a CDS encoding DUF4139 domain-containing protein, with amino-acid sequence MVLKRVGALAFALVLAACGGKGPEHAKNQDGPAKDSKSSAKQREKVAITVYNQNFGLVREIRKLDLGEGKVSLEYRDVSAHIQPETVHIKSLDGDDALAVLEQNYRYDLLSPQKLLEKYVDKKIKVYRYNEQLGREEMKEAKVLAVEQGTVLEIDGEVTYGFPGRFAFPEVPANLIAKPSLVWLLGSKRAQQRVEVSYLSQNLNWVADYVMVVGADDKVGDLNGWVTLTNQSGTDYENAELKLVAGDVQRVQSQVMTLDESGFGPNDATIRTRPNFKEEGFFEYHLYTLQRPTTLLDKEQKQVTLLEGHDIGIDKKLIFWGAEYYYRGNYGQVVSNQKVGVYLDIKNSEKNHLGMPLPKGTVRVYKADKSGAKQFIGEDRIDHTPRDEEIRIKMGEAFDVVGDRKQMEWNAIGSCTSESAFEIELRNHKDTAEKVELYEPIGGDWEMVQSSHPHEKKDAHTFTFTVDVPSRGKTKVTYRVRVRWC